In Geotalea uraniireducens, the genomic window GCCGAACGGCACCTCGCGGAGCAGAAAGTAACGGACGGCGTCGATACCGTACTTGTCCACCAGCATGTTCGGCTCGACCACGTTCTGCAGGCTCTTGCTCATCTTCTGCCCTTCGACGGTCCACCAGCCGTGGGCGAAGACCCGCTTCGGCACCGGCAGACCGGCGGCCATCAGGAAGGTCGGCCAGAAGACCGCATGGAAGCGGAGGATGTCCTTGCCGATCAAGTGGACGTCAACCGGCCAGAATTTTCCGAAGTTGCCCCCCTCTTCCGGGTAGCCGAGGGCGGTGATGTAGTTGGTGAGGGCATCGAACCAGACGTAGATGACGTGCCGGTCGTTCCCCGGCACCGGGATTCCCCAGTTGAAGGAGGTGCGGGATACCGACAGGTCGCGCAGCCCTTCCTTGACGAAGGAGATGATTTCGTTGCGCCGCGATTTCGGCTGGATGAAGTCCGGGTTTGCCTCGATGTGGGCGAGCAACTGCTCCTGGTATTTGCTCATCCGGAAAAAATAGGATTCTTCTTTGAGTTTTTCGACCGGCCGGTTGCAGTCGGGGCACTTGCCGTCGATCAGCTGCGTTTCGGTCCAGAACGTCTCGCAGGGGGTGCAGTACCAGTCTTCGTACTCGCCCAGGTAGATGTCCCCCTTGTCCATCACCTTCTTGAAGAGGTGGGAAACCCCTTTCTTGTGCCGTTCCTGGGTGGTGCGGATAAAGTCCGAATAGGAAATGTCGAGCTTCTCCCAGAGCGCCTGGAAGCGTTTCACCACCCGGTCGGCCAGTTCGAGCGGCGTTTCTCCGGCCGCATTGGCGGCTTTCTCGACCTTCTGCCCGTGTTCGTCGGTCCCGGTAAGGAAGAAGACGTCATACCCCTTGAGCCGCTTGTAGCGGGCCAGAACATCGGCGGCGA contains:
- the metG gene encoding methionine--tRNA ligase, with amino-acid sequence MSRTFYVTTPIYYVNDVPHIGHAYTTLAADVLARYKRLKGYDVFFLTGTDEHGQKVEKAANAAGETPLELADRVVKRFQALWEKLDISYSDFIRTTQERHKKGVSHLFKKVMDKGDIYLGEYEDWYCTPCETFWTETQLIDGKCPDCNRPVEKLKEESYFFRMSKYQEQLLAHIEANPDFIQPKSRRNEIISFVKEGLRDLSVSRTSFNWGIPVPGNDRHVIYVWFDALTNYITALGYPEEGGNFGKFWPVDVHLIGKDILRFHAVFWPTFLMAAGLPVPKRVFAHGWWTVEGQKMSKSLQNVVEPNMLVDKYGIDAVRYFLLREVPFGLDGDFSHAALVHRINSDLANDLGNLLNRSTAMVNKYFGGTLPAPGPFTEVDTAFRAKAEAMIEQLDTCINELAFSKGLQAIWEVISAGNKYIDETAPWALAKDPAQQERLGTVMYTLLEAQRLVYLLLTAFMPNSAAKGLRYLNWVEPPKADDLTWGRLAPGTTIIKAEPLFPRIEEKTEA